In Peromyscus maniculatus bairdii isolate BWxNUB_F1_BW_parent chromosome 21, HU_Pman_BW_mat_3.1, whole genome shotgun sequence, one DNA window encodes the following:
- the LOC102917419 gene encoding H-2 class I histocompatibility antigen, L-D alpha chain-like isoform X3, with product MGAMAPRALLLLLAAALAPTRTRAGSHSMRYFHTIVSRPGLGEPRYMEVGYVDDTQFVRFDSDAETPRMEPRALWVEREGPEYWEEETRRAKGLEQTFRVGLRTLLGYYNQSEGGSHTIQGMYGCDMGSDGRLLRGYNQHAYDGRDYIALNDDLTTWTAADTAAQITRRKWEQAGVAERLRASLEGTCVEWLHRYLENGKDALQRTDPPKAHVTHHPILKGDVTLRCWALDFYPAEISMTWQRDGEEQTQDMELVETRPSGDGTFQKWAAVVVPSGEEQRYTCHVVHEGLPEPLTLRWEPPQSTVSIMAIIAVLVLLGAVAITGAVVAVVKMRRRNTGGKGGNYTPASA from the exons ATGGGGGCGATGGCTCCGCGCgcgctgctcctgctgctggcgGCCGCCCTGGCCCCGACCCGGACCCGCGCGG GCTCGCACTCCATGCGGTATTTCCACACCATCGTGTCCCGGCCCGGCCTGGGGGAGCCGCGGTACATGGAAGTCGGCTACGTGGACGACACGCAGTTCGTGCGCTTCGACAGCGACGCGGAGACTCCGAGGATGGAGCCGCGGGCGCTGTGGGTGGAGCGGGAGGGGCCGGAGTATTGGGAGGAGGAGACACGGAGAGCCAAGGGCCTTGAGCAGACTTTCCGAGTTGGCCTGAGGACCCTGCTCGGCTACTACAACCAGAGCGAGGGCG GCTCTCACACCATCCAGGGTATGTATGGCTGTGACATGGGGTCCGACGGGCGCCTCCTCCGCGGATACAATCAGCACGCCTACGACGGCCGCGATTACATCGCCCTGAACGACGACCTGACGACGTGGACGGCGGCGGACACGGCGGCGCAGATCACCCGGCGCAAGTGGGAGCAGGCTGGTGTTGCAGAGAGACTGAGGGCCTCCCTGGAGGGCACGTGCGTGGAGTGGCTGCACAGATACCTGGAGAACGGGAAGGACGCGCTGCAGCGCACAG atcccccaaaggctcatgtgacCCATCACCCCATACTGAAAGGAGACGTCACCCTGAGGTGCTGGGCCCTGGATTTCTACCCTGCTGAGATCTCCATGACCtggcagagggatggggaggaacagactcaggacatGGAGCTGGTGGAGACCAGaccttctggggatggaaccttccagaagtgggcagctgtggtggtgccttctggggaggagcagagataCACATGCCATGTGGTCCATGAGGGACTGCCTGAGCCCCTCACCCTGAGATGGG AGCCTCCTCAGTCCACTGTCTCCATCATGGCAATCATTGCTGTTCTGGTTCTCCTTGGAGCTGTGGCCATCACTGGAGCTGTGGTGGCTGTTgtgaagatgaggaggagaaacacag GTGGAAAAGGAGGGAACTATACTCCAGCTTCAG CATGA
- the LOC102917419 gene encoding H-2 class I histocompatibility antigen, L-D alpha chain-like isoform X2, with the protein MGAMAPRALLLLLAAALAPTRTRAGSHSMRYFHTIVSRPGLGEPRYMEVGYVDDTQFVRFDSDAETPRMEPRALWVEREGPEYWEEETRRAKGLEQTFRVGLRTLLGYYNQSEGGSHTIQGMYGCDMGSDGRLLRGYNQHAYDGRDYIALNDDLTTWTAADTAAQITRRKWEQAGVAERLRASLEGTCVEWLHRYLENGKDALQRTDPPKAHVTHHPILKGDVTLRCWALDFYPAEISMTWQRDGEEQTQDMELVETRPSGDGTFQKWAAVVVPSGEEQRYTCHVVHEGLPEPLTLRWEPPQSTVSIMAIIAVLVLLGAVAITGAVVAVVKMRRRNTGGKGGNYTPASES; encoded by the exons ATGGGGGCGATGGCTCCGCGCgcgctgctcctgctgctggcgGCCGCCCTGGCCCCGACCCGGACCCGCGCGG GCTCGCACTCCATGCGGTATTTCCACACCATCGTGTCCCGGCCCGGCCTGGGGGAGCCGCGGTACATGGAAGTCGGCTACGTGGACGACACGCAGTTCGTGCGCTTCGACAGCGACGCGGAGACTCCGAGGATGGAGCCGCGGGCGCTGTGGGTGGAGCGGGAGGGGCCGGAGTATTGGGAGGAGGAGACACGGAGAGCCAAGGGCCTTGAGCAGACTTTCCGAGTTGGCCTGAGGACCCTGCTCGGCTACTACAACCAGAGCGAGGGCG GCTCTCACACCATCCAGGGTATGTATGGCTGTGACATGGGGTCCGACGGGCGCCTCCTCCGCGGATACAATCAGCACGCCTACGACGGCCGCGATTACATCGCCCTGAACGACGACCTGACGACGTGGACGGCGGCGGACACGGCGGCGCAGATCACCCGGCGCAAGTGGGAGCAGGCTGGTGTTGCAGAGAGACTGAGGGCCTCCCTGGAGGGCACGTGCGTGGAGTGGCTGCACAGATACCTGGAGAACGGGAAGGACGCGCTGCAGCGCACAG atcccccaaaggctcatgtgacCCATCACCCCATACTGAAAGGAGACGTCACCCTGAGGTGCTGGGCCCTGGATTTCTACCCTGCTGAGATCTCCATGACCtggcagagggatggggaggaacagactcaggacatGGAGCTGGTGGAGACCAGaccttctggggatggaaccttccagaagtgggcagctgtggtggtgccttctggggaggagcagagataCACATGCCATGTGGTCCATGAGGGACTGCCTGAGCCCCTCACCCTGAGATGGG AGCCTCCTCAGTCCACTGTCTCCATCATGGCAATCATTGCTGTTCTGGTTCTCCTTGGAGCTGTGGCCATCACTGGAGCTGTGGTGGCTGTTgtgaagatgaggaggagaaacacag GTGGAAAAGGAGGGAACTATACTCCAGCTTCAG
- the LOC102917419 gene encoding H-2 class I histocompatibility antigen, Q10 alpha chain-like isoform X4, producing MGAMAPRALLLLLAAALAPTRTRAGSHSMRYFHTIVSRPGLGEPRYMEVGYVDDTQFVRFDSDAETPRMEPRALWVEREGPEYWEEETRRAKGLEQTFRVGLRTLLGYYNQSEGGSHTIQGMYGCDMGSDGRLLRGYNQHAYDGRDYIALNDDLTTWTAADTAAQITRRKWEQAGVAERLRASLEGTCVEWLHRYLENGKDALQRTDPPKAHVTHHPILKGDVTLRCWALDFYPAEISMTWQRDGEEQTQDMELVETRPSGDGTFQKWAAVVVPSGEEQRYTCHVVHEGLPEPLTLRWGGKGGNYTPASANLPGAAGRRGHLHPVTSMLP from the exons ATGGGGGCGATGGCTCCGCGCgcgctgctcctgctgctggcgGCCGCCCTGGCCCCGACCCGGACCCGCGCGG GCTCGCACTCCATGCGGTATTTCCACACCATCGTGTCCCGGCCCGGCCTGGGGGAGCCGCGGTACATGGAAGTCGGCTACGTGGACGACACGCAGTTCGTGCGCTTCGACAGCGACGCGGAGACTCCGAGGATGGAGCCGCGGGCGCTGTGGGTGGAGCGGGAGGGGCCGGAGTATTGGGAGGAGGAGACACGGAGAGCCAAGGGCCTTGAGCAGACTTTCCGAGTTGGCCTGAGGACCCTGCTCGGCTACTACAACCAGAGCGAGGGCG GCTCTCACACCATCCAGGGTATGTATGGCTGTGACATGGGGTCCGACGGGCGCCTCCTCCGCGGATACAATCAGCACGCCTACGACGGCCGCGATTACATCGCCCTGAACGACGACCTGACGACGTGGACGGCGGCGGACACGGCGGCGCAGATCACCCGGCGCAAGTGGGAGCAGGCTGGTGTTGCAGAGAGACTGAGGGCCTCCCTGGAGGGCACGTGCGTGGAGTGGCTGCACAGATACCTGGAGAACGGGAAGGACGCGCTGCAGCGCACAG atcccccaaaggctcatgtgacCCATCACCCCATACTGAAAGGAGACGTCACCCTGAGGTGCTGGGCCCTGGATTTCTACCCTGCTGAGATCTCCATGACCtggcagagggatggggaggaacagactcaggacatGGAGCTGGTGGAGACCAGaccttctggggatggaaccttccagaagtgggcagctgtggtggtgccttctggggaggagcagagataCACATGCCATGTGGTCCATGAGGGACTGCCTGAGCCCCTCACCCTGAGATGGG GTGGAAAAGGAGGGAACTATACTCCAGCTTCAG CCAACCTTCCTGGTGCAGCAGGCAGGAGGGGACATCTCCATCCTGTCACCTCCATGCTGCCCTGA
- the LOC102917419 gene encoding RT1 class I histocompatibility antigen, AA alpha chain-like isoform X1 — MGAMAPRALLLLLAAALAPTRTRAGSHSMRYFHTIVSRPGLGEPRYMEVGYVDDTQFVRFDSDAETPRMEPRALWVEREGPEYWEEETRRAKGLEQTFRVGLRTLLGYYNQSEGGSHTIQGMYGCDMGSDGRLLRGYNQHAYDGRDYIALNDDLTTWTAADTAAQITRRKWEQAGVAERLRASLEGTCVEWLHRYLENGKDALQRTDPPKAHVTHHPILKGDVTLRCWALDFYPAEISMTWQRDGEEQTQDMELVETRPSGDGTFQKWAAVVVPSGEEQRYTCHVVHEGLPEPLTLRWEPPQSTVSIMAIIAVLVLLGAVAITGAVVAVVKMRRRNTGGKGGNYTPASGRESAQSSDVSLPDCEA, encoded by the exons ATGGGGGCGATGGCTCCGCGCgcgctgctcctgctgctggcgGCCGCCCTGGCCCCGACCCGGACCCGCGCGG GCTCGCACTCCATGCGGTATTTCCACACCATCGTGTCCCGGCCCGGCCTGGGGGAGCCGCGGTACATGGAAGTCGGCTACGTGGACGACACGCAGTTCGTGCGCTTCGACAGCGACGCGGAGACTCCGAGGATGGAGCCGCGGGCGCTGTGGGTGGAGCGGGAGGGGCCGGAGTATTGGGAGGAGGAGACACGGAGAGCCAAGGGCCTTGAGCAGACTTTCCGAGTTGGCCTGAGGACCCTGCTCGGCTACTACAACCAGAGCGAGGGCG GCTCTCACACCATCCAGGGTATGTATGGCTGTGACATGGGGTCCGACGGGCGCCTCCTCCGCGGATACAATCAGCACGCCTACGACGGCCGCGATTACATCGCCCTGAACGACGACCTGACGACGTGGACGGCGGCGGACACGGCGGCGCAGATCACCCGGCGCAAGTGGGAGCAGGCTGGTGTTGCAGAGAGACTGAGGGCCTCCCTGGAGGGCACGTGCGTGGAGTGGCTGCACAGATACCTGGAGAACGGGAAGGACGCGCTGCAGCGCACAG atcccccaaaggctcatgtgacCCATCACCCCATACTGAAAGGAGACGTCACCCTGAGGTGCTGGGCCCTGGATTTCTACCCTGCTGAGATCTCCATGACCtggcagagggatggggaggaacagactcaggacatGGAGCTGGTGGAGACCAGaccttctggggatggaaccttccagaagtgggcagctgtggtggtgccttctggggaggagcagagataCACATGCCATGTGGTCCATGAGGGACTGCCTGAGCCCCTCACCCTGAGATGGG AGCCTCCTCAGTCCACTGTCTCCATCATGGCAATCATTGCTGTTCTGGTTCTCCTTGGAGCTGTGGCCATCACTGGAGCTGTGGTGGCTGTTgtgaagatgaggaggagaaacacag GTGGAAAAGGAGGGAACTATACTCCAGCTTCAG GCAGGGAAAGTGCCCAGAGCTCTGATGTGTCTCTCCCAGACTGTGAAG CATGA